In the Telopea speciosissima isolate NSW1024214 ecotype Mountain lineage chromosome 2, Tspe_v1, whole genome shotgun sequence genome, one interval contains:
- the LOC122650029 gene encoding uncharacterized protein LOC122650029, which yields MKTISGINTSSKPHSLSKSASVLHKFINEDPGASQAVSVYLKRASAAFDELVQFHYELKGSCRKHKKSRMEMVDNRALTDAETNHVEEDEPATKQGQFIDSLKKQSYGYTRYRVRPEGGGFDREGNNSHRKMKKKQDFGDFGPEAGVRIGVRIVEEMKRKK from the coding sequence ATGAAGACGATTTCAGGAATCAACACATCTTCCAAGCCCCACTCACTCTCTAAATCTGCTTCGGTTCTGCATAAATTCATCAATGAGGACCCTGGAGCTTCGCAAGCCGTTTCTGTGTACCTGAAACGTGCTTCCGCTGCCTTTGATGAGCTGGTTCAGTTCCACTATGAACTCAAAGGATCATGCCGTAAACATAAAAAATCTCGTATGGAGATGGTGGATAACAGAGCCTTAACAGATGCTGAAACAAACCATGTAGAAGAAGATGAGCCGGCCACCAAGCAAGGTCAATTTATTGATTCCTTGAAAAAACAGAGTTACGGGTATACCCGGTATAGGGTGAGACCGGAAGGAGGGGGTTTTGATAGAGAAGGAAACAACAGTCATagaaagatgaaaaagaaacaagattttGGTGACTTTGGGCCTGAAGCTGGAGTTCGAATTGGAGTTCGAATTGTGGAGGAGATGAAGAGGAAAAAGTAG
- the LOC122650027 gene encoding E3 ubiquitin-protein ligase SGR9, amyloplastic-like, with the protein MDEKEKKIMVAISTLNTNQFSHLIHSVSSEFWRQQNHLFSLLQSPTRFPLTLHHLQTLTLHQKTLLIARYLLSMLTHLTRFLETNTPNTSTALRLKDLDAALLLMLLCQVHQQEPQALQRLSPAQWRSVLMDYQLGISLSTLGGLGGSSSAVLTPFIDIATRCRTFLEAAGCGDEMEREVAASVAAVVALPSVELSGGGGEECAICKEEMKEGREVCELPCDHLFHWMCVLPWLKKKNTCPCCRFQLPTDDVFGEIQRLWGVIVTKSRMDSCG; encoded by the coding sequence ATGGacgagaaggagaagaaaatcatGGTAGCCATCTCCACCCTCAACACCAACCAATTCTCCCATCTGATACACTCTGTGTCATCGGAGTTCTGGCGTCAACAGAACCACCTCTTCTCCCTCCTCCAATCTCCCACTCGCTTCCCACTAACTCTTCATCACCTCCAAACCCTCACTCTTCACCAGAAAACTCTCCTAATCGCTCGTTATCTTCTATCCATGCTCACACACCTCACACGTTTCTTGGAAACCAATACACCAAACACATCCACCGCCCTTAGATTGAAAGACCTAGATGCTGCCTTGCTTCTCATGCTCCTTTGCCAAGTCCACCAACAAGAACCCCAAGCATTGCAGAGGTTATCTCCAGCCCAGTGGCGAAGTGTTCTCATGGACTACCAGCTGGGTATTAGCTTGTCAACGTTGGGTGGCCTTGGAGGGTCTAGTAGTGCAGTTTTGACTCCGTTTATTGATATCGCGACGAGGTGCCGGACGTTTTTAGAGGCGGCGGGTTGTGGTGATGAGATGGAGAGGGAGGTGGCGGCGTCGGTGGCAGCGGTGGTGGCGTTGCCATCAGTGGAGttgagtggtggtggtggggaagAGTGTGCAATATGTAAGGAAGAGATGaaggaagggagggaggtgtGTGAGTTGCCATGTGACCACTTGTTTCATTGGATGTGTGTGCTGCCAtggctgaagaagaagaacacttGTCCTTGTTGCAGGTTTCAGCTTCCGACAGATGATGTCTTTGGTGAGATTCAGAGGTTATGGGGAGTTATCGTCACCAAGAGTAGAATGGACTCTTGTGGATAG